The region AAGGCTGCTCCGACAGCACGAGGTTACGGCTGTCGCCGATGTGCGCTCGGTCCCCGTCAGCCGGTTCACGCCGCAGTTCAACCGGGGCTCGGTGGAACGCGGTCTGCGCCAGGCCGGCATCAGGTACGCCTTCCTGGGCAAGGAACTCGGAGCGCGTACAGACGACACCACCTGCTATGTCAACGGGCGGGTGCAGTATGGCCGCCTCGCTGAGAAGCCTGAGTTCGTCAGCGGCATTGAACGCCTGATGAAGGGGGCACAGACCGAGCGGATCGCTGTCATGTGCACTGAGGGCGAGCCGTTGGACTGCCATCGCACGGTGCTCATCGCGCGAGTGCTCACAGAGCGCGGCGTCACGATCGAGCACATCCACGGCGACGGGCGGATCGAGAGCCATACCTCGGCGATGGAGCGTCTAATGGAGATGTTCGGGCTGGCAGAGGCCGATCTGTTCCGGACGCCAGTCGAGCGTCTCGAAGAGGCGCTGAGCCGTCAGGAACACCGGATCGCGTACATTGACGAGGAGCTTCGCAGCGAGGGGACAGCAGAGGTATGAAGATTCACACCATCGGGTTCACGAAGAAGTCCGCCGAGAAGTTTTTCGGCCTGTTGCGCGCTTCGGGAGCGACGACACTGGTCGACATCCGGCTTAACAACGTCTCGCAACTGGCGGGTTTCGCCAAGCGGGATGACCTGAGGTACTTCCTCGGCGAACTCTGCGGTATGTCCTACACCCATCGACCCGATCTGGCCCCGACGCAGCCCATGCTCGACGATTACAAGAAGCAGCGCACCGGCTGGGCGATGTACGAAAACCGATTCCTGGAGCTGATGGAACAGCGGCGAATTGAGGATGCCGTCCCGCGGGAACAGTTCGGCAACGCGGTACTGCTCTGCAGCGAGGACAAGCCGCACCACTGCCACCGCCGGTTAGTCGCGGAGTACCTCGCGCAACACTGGGACAACGTCGCGATCGAGCACCTGACCTGAGTGCGCGCTCCAGCGCCTCCGCGAAGCACGGCGGGCGCTTGGAGCGTCCTCACAACGCGCCAGCGCCCGGACGTCGGCGCCGCCGAGCTACCTCAACGGTGGCGGAAACGAGCAGCTCACGGCGAGTGCGATTTCGCGTAGATGTTGTGCGTGCTGGCGACTACGAATGCGCCGATTCCGCCTGCAAGCCGATGGGAAACTCCACCCGTGCGGCAGATCCACGCGATCCTCAATCGCCAACCGCATTGGCCCCACGAGGCAACTCAAATAGACCCCGCCCTCTGCTAAGAAACTGGGCGTGCCCAGCAAAGCCGCACATGGCAGCGAGACGCATCGTGATCCGTTCATCCGAACTGCCGGCGCCTCGACATTTCCCAGTTGAAAACGACCAAGTGTCACCTACTTGCTGTTACGCCGAAGACTATTCCTCTCCGACTGGGGGAGGTCATCACCGTCCAACATTCCGACAGCCAGAGATTTGCCCTCGTCAAAAGAGCGCCAAATCACTTCATGCAAGAAATCAGTGGAGGCCCCCGAGGTGCCAATAAGCCCCGTTTCGGTCAGCCTAATGAACATTGTGTTGTCGAGGTAGCTCGGAACGTTTTTGTATCCGAAGCTAACACCTCCCCCACTTCCTTTGAGTCTTTCATCTACACGAAGTTGCTCGAAATGTTCGCGAGCGAGATACATACCGTGGGCCATGTCGCAACTGCTTGGAACATTAGGATTAGGGTAGCAGATCTTGATCCAACTAGGCTTGGAATACAGCCGAAACTCGCCCTCCTCCCGATGGCCCCCTTCCGTCCTCTTGTCGACTTCACGCATTCGTTCTAACTCTCGATCAAGGTTGCCGTCTTTACTTGGATAATAAGATCCGTTCTTTGCGGAATTGAGCTTCTTGTACTGAACAAGCACCAGACTTTGACGAGTGATATTATAGTAAATCATATCCACTCCCAGTATTCTTTCCGCAGGTTCACGGTTGGCATTGACGACCAACAGTTTCTGGCGGCGCTGACTGAATATCCGCCAGTTCACATGACGAGTTGCCTGACTCATCACGCCGAGCATGTTTTCCATATCGCGATTGATCAACTGATCTTCGTGCGCGCTAGTGCCCGGTAAGCCGTCAATAAAGTTGGGAGGAATGCTGCTATCGGCGAGAGGATCGGTAGGCGGACTCCATTCAGAGAAGCTTGTTATGTCCATCCCAGCCATGCGGCTAATTCCGATGGATGCATCGCGTTGCAGCGCCAAGGTTTGAGCTGAATTTGAATCACCAAGGTAATGCGTTCTTCTGATCCCTTCAATGGCACTCGCGAGGTCGCGCCAGTTCGGACGCAACCTGAGCATAGCCGCGACCAAATTCTTCCCAGTCTTGTCGGACTGCCAACCTTCGGGCCTGACTCGAGCTCGATACTCGGCAGCCATTGCTTCAATTAGCTGCCCCCAGGGAAGCGAGGGTTCAACCCTGTAGATCCGAGTTATTTCAATTTTCGTATTTAGATCATCCACTCTCTTGACAACTCTTGCCCACCCTAACCTGCTCACCGCAGGATTCCCTCGGTTGGAACCGGTCAAAATCAACACCAGATTAGCCTTCTTCCATTCAATTCTCCGGCGGTTTGTAAACCATGACCACTCTGGAAAATTTTCCCCGTACAGCCGTTCGTAAAATTCGATGTGTTCTTGTTCGTCCGAAGCGCACCTGATAACGGCAACCATGCGAGCATGATCGCAGAACCACGGTCCCGACTTGTGCGGAACCGGCAGATCGGCTAGGCAAGCAGACCAACGAACACCATCTCGGGTGAACGGGTGCATCCGACGCACGGGAACTGGCTGGTTCAGCCGCGCTTGCGCCACCTTCGCAGCGCCCGCCACCCGGACGATGCCAACATGCACGGCTTCACAGGCCAGCCCGTCAGCCTGCAATGGTGACGGACCCGGCGATGACCTTCTCGGCAGTCATCGGGCATCACCGCCCGAACCTCGGCGACGCCGTGCTACATCGACGGTGGCGGAAACCAGCAGCTCGCGACGGGTGCGGTCCCGTGTAGATGGGGTTCGAACCCGACCGGGGGCACTTACGGCAGCCACGGGGACCCGCCTGAACTGCAGAGACAGTTCAAATGAGCAGCTCACAGGGGTTTGGACCGACACCCCTCGCGTCGGGGATCTTCACGGTTTGCCGCAGCTTCTTCGATGACATGCCCCCCGCGCGCATGGCTGGCGTTCCGGCCGAGCGCCGCGAGGAGCTGTGCGGGCGGCCGGTATCTTGGACGGACTGTGGATCTCCGTTCGCGACTGCCGTCGACGCTTGCGCCGCTGTGGCGGGTGGTGCATGCCCGGCTGTCCTCCGGGCGACCGGTCAGCCGGGTTCGGGTGGGGCCACTGGACGCCGACCAACGCAGTGCCGTGGCGGATCTGCTCGGCATGGCTCGGCTGCCCGGCGAACACACCACCGTCTCAGTGCAGGTGCTCGACCGGATTCTGCGGGAATCGCTTGGCGTCGGTGTCCATGAGGTCGTGACCGAGCTTGTCGGCCCGGTGGGCGATCAGGCCGCTGACCGGCGTCGCGCGGCGATCGAACGTGACGAGTTGTGGTCGTGGCTGGAAGGCCATCCGGTGGTCGCCATGCAGCCAGCGCTGTCCGACTGGGTCGCGGCGGTGCGGCGGGCCGGACTCAGCGGCGGTTCGGTCACACAGACCAGGGAGGATCTCGAACGTGCGCTGAAGGTTCTCGCGGTGCTGCCCGCATCCGGCATCCCACTGCCGGTGTTGGCCGAACAGACACTGCTCGACACACACGCACTTGACGACGGCACCAGGTGTTCCGGCCTGGTGTTGCGCGCGCTGGCCGCGATCTACGACCGCCCGTCCCCCGTCGACGCATCCGAGCGGCGGGCGTTGTGGGAGCAGGCGGGCATCACCGACGACGAGTTGTCGTCGGTGGTCCTCGCCGGTGGCATGCGGGTTGATGGCGACAGCGTCGTTGGCAGGGTCCTCCGACTCTGCGCGGACGCCGGCCAGCCGAGCTCGCTCACCCTGCGCCAGATACGGGCAAGCGAGTTGACCAGTGTTCCAGAGCGCGTCTGGGTCTTCGAGAACCCGAGCATGCTCGCCCTCGCGCTCAACAGGTTCGGCGCTGCCTGCCCACCCATCGTGGTCACCTCGGGTTGGCCCAGCAGCGCCGGAGTCCTGTTCCTGCGCAAACTCGCGGCGGCAGGTTGCGAACTGCACTACCACGGCGACTTCGACGGCGAGGGGCTGCGCATCGCCGCGCACGTCATCGCCAGGACCGGAGCACGGCCATGGCGGATGAGCAGCGGCGACTACCTGGCCGCGGTCGCCGACGGCCCGCCGGTGGGCCGGACCACCCCAGTACCCTGGGACGATGAACTCGCCGAACACCTGACCCGCATGGGTACGACCGTGTCCGAAGAGCGGGTGGCCACTACTCTGCTGGACGAGCTCACCCAGCGACACCCTGCCTGACACCTGCTGGAGGCCGCTTGGAACCGGTCCGCGTCCCGCCGGAGATGTTCCGATTCACCAGCGGAGACCGAGCCGAGCTCTACGTCTCGGTGCTGCATGCCTTTGGTGAGGCCAACGAACGTCTCGAAACCGCGCTGGGACTCGACGACGTCCGCGGTCGCCTGCGTTCGGTCGGCTGGCTCGACGCGCTGGAGGACAGCGATCTGACCAGTGCGCTGGAGCAGCTGCGGGACTGGAACCTGGTCGACGTCATCCAGAACCACTCCGAGAACTACCGGACCGCAGCCGAGTACGAGCGACGCAACCTCCAGTATTCCCTTACCCGCCAAGGGGAGGCAGCGCTGGCCGGGGTCGTGCACGCGATGAGCGTGCTGGCATCGAGTGGCGCGTTGCAGACTGCCGTGCTCGATGCGATCTCGGACCGGCTGGGTGATCTGCTGGAGCACGGCGAAACCGGCTCCGACCGGCAGGTGTTCGCCATCCTCACCGAGCTGGAAAGTCACCTGGACGCCCTGCGCGGCAACACAAAGCAGTTCAACGGCGAGCTCCAGCGTCTGCTGCGGGCCGATGGCGCCGACCTGGAGACCTTCCACGAGGTCAAGGCGTCGACGGTGGCTTACCTCCAGGAGTTCGTGACCAACCTTGAGCATCGGACGCACGCCATCGCCACCCGCATCGGCCGACTCGAGGACCACGGTGTCGAGCAACTGCATCAGCGTGCGCTGGCAGGCGCGGAGCTACCGCAGCTTTCCGGTACCGACCCGGCACCGGCGTGGCTGGAACACCGGCGCGCCCGTTGGGAAGGTCTTCGCGCGTGGTTTCTTCCCTGTGACAGCACGCCGCCGAGGGTCGAGCAACTTCACCGGGTGGCGCGCCGGGCGATCGTCACGTTGCTTCAGGTGCTTGACCGGATCACCGAGTCTCGCAGGCGGGCGAGCAGCGCGGTCCTCGACTTCCGTGAGCTGGCGCGATGGTTCACCGTGGTTCCCGAGCGGGATCTGCACCGGCTGTGGTCGACGGTTTTCGGGCTCAGCTCCGCCCGGCACGCACATCTCGCCCATCACGACCCGGAGCTGGTCAGTCCGTCGGTTTCCTGGTCGGAGTCGCCTCCGGTCGAGGTCTCGCCATTGCTTCGCACGGCTGGCAGGACGGAACGGTTCGCCAGGACCGGGCGGGTGCGTGACGTCAAGGCGCTGCGGGCACAGCGTGCCGAACGCGCGCGAGCCGAACGCGCGCAGCTCGAAGCGGCGTGGAACCTGCTCGACACCGGTGGTGCCGTCCGGGTTTCCGAGTTCGGAGAACTCGATCACGGGATCTTCGAACGACTCCTCGAACTGCTGGGGCGGGCGCTCTCGAGCGCGCCCGACGAGTCCGGGACGCGACGCGGCAGCACTGCCGACGGCCGGATCGAGATCCTGCTCCGGCCACCGTCGGACTCAGCCGTCGCCCACCTGACCACACCACGCGGCGTGTTCAGCGGCCCGGACTATGAGATCGAGATCAACTCTCTTGGCGCCCGAGGGCACGCATGAGCAACCTCACCAACCAGTTGGTCATCGCCGAGCGCGAGGAGGTCGCGCGCGGAATCCGGACGCTGCTGGGCAGTCCACTGATCACCGAACGCGGTTCCCCCGAGACGTTCGATCTGGTCCGTCGACGGCACGAGCCGATCGGCAAGTGGTTCGACTACTACTGCGGCTGGAAGCTCGTCGTCGAACCACGGCTGGGTTATGCACGACTGGTCAAGGTCCGGGCCGCCACCGACGCGAGCAGACCCGCCAGGCGGCTGCGATCCGGGCGTGCGCCGTTCGACCGCAGACGGTATGTGCTGTTGTGCGTCGTGGCTGCCGAGCTGCTGGCGGCTCCGGTGACCACGATCGGTCTGCTCGCCGACCGGGTCAGCCGTGCCACCGCGACCGATCAGGTGGTCGCCGCGTTCGACACCGCCGGCCGAGGTGAGCGGATGGCGTTCGTCGACGTTCTGCGGCTGCTTGAGTCCTACGGCGTGCTTGAGGTCGTCGACGGACACACAGAGTCCTTTGTGGATTCTGATGACGCCAAGGTCCTCTACCGGGTCGATCCGACGCTGCTCTTGCATCTGCTGGCGGCGCCAACCGGACCGTCGCGACTCGCGGTGCCCGCCGAAGAGGTGCCGCTGCGGTTCGATGAGCTCGTGTCCGAGCTTTCCCGCGAGCGCCGCTACGGCA is a window of Saccharopolyspora erythraea NRRL 2338 DNA encoding:
- a CDS encoding DUF488 family protein codes for the protein MKIHTIGFTKKSAEKFFGLLRASGATTLVDIRLNNVSQLAGFAKRDDLRYFLGELCGMSYTHRPDLAPTQPMLDDYKKQRTGWAMYENRFLELMEQRRIEDAVPREQFGNAVLLCSEDKPHHCHRRLVAEYLAQHWDNVAIEHLT
- a CDS encoding DUF488 family protein: MIGHSTHGFPSFVRLLRQHEVTAVADVRSVPVSRFTPQFNRGSVERGLRQAGIRYAFLGKELGARTDDTTCYVNGRVQYGRLAEKPEFVSGIERLMKGAQTERIAVMCTEGEPLDCHRTVLIARVLTERGVTIEHIHGDGRIESHTSAMERLMEMFGLAEADLFRTPVERLEEALSRQEHRIAYIDEELRSEGTAEV
- a CDS encoding TIGR02679 family protein, translated to MTCPPRAWLAFRPSAARSCAGGRYLGRTVDLRSRLPSTLAPLWRVVHARLSSGRPVSRVRVGPLDADQRSAVADLLGMARLPGEHTTVSVQVLDRILRESLGVGVHEVVTELVGPVGDQAADRRRAAIERDELWSWLEGHPVVAMQPALSDWVAAVRRAGLSGGSVTQTREDLERALKVLAVLPASGIPLPVLAEQTLLDTHALDDGTRCSGLVLRALAAIYDRPSPVDASERRALWEQAGITDDELSSVVLAGGMRVDGDSVVGRVLRLCADAGQPSSLTLRQIRASELTSVPERVWVFENPSMLALALNRFGAACPPIVVTSGWPSSAGVLFLRKLAAAGCELHYHGDFDGEGLRIAAHVIARTGARPWRMSSGDYLAAVADGPPVGRTTPVPWDDELAEHLTRMGTTVSEERVATTLLDELTQRHPA
- a CDS encoding TIGR02677 family protein, whose translation is MEPVRVPPEMFRFTSGDRAELYVSVLHAFGEANERLETALGLDDVRGRLRSVGWLDALEDSDLTSALEQLRDWNLVDVIQNHSENYRTAAEYERRNLQYSLTRQGEAALAGVVHAMSVLASSGALQTAVLDAISDRLGDLLEHGETGSDRQVFAILTELESHLDALRGNTKQFNGELQRLLRADGADLETFHEVKASTVAYLQEFVTNLEHRTHAIATRIGRLEDHGVEQLHQRALAGAELPQLSGTDPAPAWLEHRRARWEGLRAWFLPCDSTPPRVEQLHRVARRAIVTLLQVLDRITESRRRASSAVLDFRELARWFTVVPERDLHRLWSTVFGLSSARHAHLAHHDPELVSPSVSWSESPPVEVSPLLRTAGRTERFARTGRVRDVKALRAQRAERARAERAQLEAAWNLLDTGGAVRVSEFGELDHGIFERLLELLGRALSSAPDESGTRRGSTADGRIEILLRPPSDSAVAHLTTPRGVFSGPDYEIEINSLGARGHA
- a CDS encoding TIGR02678 family protein, giving the protein MSNLTNQLVIAEREEVARGIRTLLGSPLITERGSPETFDLVRRRHEPIGKWFDYYCGWKLVVEPRLGYARLVKVRAATDASRPARRLRSGRAPFDRRRYVLLCVVAAELLAAPVTTIGLLADRVSRATATDQVVAAFDTAGRGERMAFVDVLRLLESYGVLEVVDGHTESFVDSDDAKVLYRVDPTLLLHLLAAPTGPSRLAVPAEEVPLRFDELVSELSRERRYGTADRDGGSSDVQRNLWLRHSIFRRLVDDPVLYFDQLIDDERAYLGSPTGRQLLRRAAEQGGFVLEERAEGILFVDPDGMATDSRFPDDTSNAKVAALLVLDEIDGPVTSEQLELVVAGILSRFPRWAKTYRGEDGPRQLAEDAVEVLVNFGLAEVSGGLVQLLPAAARYALGTARTSDTDATEAS